A section of the Synechococcus sp. MU1617 genome encodes:
- a CDS encoding DUF1997 domain-containing protein: MPLAFEASQKLDLPVKTGAERLPTYLLEEERVLGALLDAKQLNCLQPGRYRYVVTSLQVFQLHVKPVVSLQIQMEGDTLVMQALDCELEGLGIVDHFALNLEARLTSTPGGLQGHAHLSVSVSQPSLLKLIPKRVLESTGESILSGILIGIKARVGQQLIDDYRSWCRETDEQGSTEQTLQERVPMQGRGT; encoded by the coding sequence ATGCCCCTGGCCTTCGAAGCCAGTCAAAAGCTTGATCTGCCTGTCAAAACAGGAGCAGAGCGGCTGCCCACTTACCTACTGGAGGAGGAGCGCGTCCTTGGGGCGTTGCTTGACGCCAAACAGCTCAACTGCCTGCAGCCAGGACGTTACCGGTATGTGGTGACCAGCCTGCAGGTCTTTCAGCTCCATGTAAAACCCGTGGTGTCCCTCCAGATCCAAATGGAAGGCGACACACTGGTGATGCAGGCCCTCGACTGCGAACTGGAGGGTCTGGGGATCGTTGACCACTTCGCCCTGAACCTGGAAGCACGGCTGACTTCCACACCCGGCGGGCTTCAGGGGCATGCCCATCTGTCGGTGAGCGTGAGCCAGCCGTCGCTACTCAAGCTGATCCCCAAACGGGTGCTGGAATCAACGGGTGAATCAATTTTGAGTGGCATCCTCATTGGCATCAAAGCCCGAGTTGGCCAGCAGCTGATCGACGACTACCGCAGCTGGTGCCGGGAAACCGACGAGCAAGGCTCAACCGAGCAAACGCTTCAAGAACGTGTGCCGATGCAAGGGCGTGGGACCTGA
- a CDS encoding ribonuclease HII: MIAQESLPLGRDVAGVDEVGRGCLFGPVFAAAVVLEGSAAECLLKAGLTDSKKLSAKRRAALVPLIQSLCVASGLGQASAREIDACGIRVATERAMLRALQRLPQSPGLVLVDGNLPLRLWQGPQHTVIAGDSRSAAIAAASVLAKEARDALIRRLSARFPGYGLERHAGYGTAQHRQSLMASGPTPLHRHTFLKRLLG, translated from the coding sequence ATGATCGCGCAGGAGTCCCTCCCTCTCGGGAGGGACGTGGCTGGTGTGGACGAAGTCGGTCGTGGTTGTTTGTTTGGTCCTGTTTTTGCGGCCGCTGTGGTGCTCGAGGGCTCAGCAGCCGAATGCCTGTTGAAGGCGGGGCTGACCGACAGCAAAAAACTGTCGGCCAAGCGTCGGGCGGCTCTGGTTCCCTTGATTCAGTCGCTGTGTGTAGCGTCAGGTTTGGGCCAGGCCTCAGCGCGAGAAATTGACGCTTGCGGCATCCGCGTTGCCACTGAACGCGCCATGTTGCGGGCTCTGCAGCGACTGCCCCAGAGCCCTGGGCTTGTGCTGGTGGATGGCAATCTTCCCCTTCGCCTGTGGCAGGGACCGCAGCACACTGTGATCGCGGGAGACAGCCGATCAGCCGCCATTGCTGCGGCCAGTGTTCTGGCCAAGGAGGCGAGGGATGCACTCATCCGGCGCTTGTCGGCTCGCTTCCCTGGTTACGGGCTCGAGCGCCATGCGGGCTATGGCACGGCGCAGCATCGTCAGAGCCTGATGGCCTCAGGTCCCACGCCCTTGCATCGGCACACGTTCTTGAAGCGTTTGCTCGGTTGA
- a CDS encoding methyltransferase domain-containing protein, whose translation MLGSLLVVAGAVGATGVALWLRRDRPYESSESVASAYDAWTEDRLLEQLWGEHVHLGHYGTPPGSCDFREAKEAFVHELVRWSGLDQLPAGSRVLDVGCGIGGSARILARDYGLDVLGISISPAQVKRATQLTPSGLTCRFQVMDALDLQVPDQSFDAVWSVEAGPHMPNKQRYADELLRVLRPGGLLAVADWNRRDPSDGGMTRTERWVMRQLLNQWAHPEFASIKGFCQNLDNSVHNRGEIVTGDWTQATLPSWIDSIVEGIRRPWAVLNLGPKAVLQGLRETPTLLLMHWAFATGLMQFGVFRIRKD comes from the coding sequence ATGTTGGGATCTCTGCTGGTGGTGGCCGGAGCCGTTGGAGCCACCGGAGTTGCGCTGTGGCTTCGCCGCGACCGGCCCTACGAATCGTCGGAGAGTGTCGCCTCCGCCTACGACGCCTGGACGGAAGACCGTTTGTTGGAGCAGCTCTGGGGGGAGCATGTCCATCTTGGCCATTACGGGACCCCGCCGGGATCCTGTGACTTCCGTGAAGCCAAGGAGGCCTTCGTCCACGAGCTGGTGCGATGGAGCGGTCTGGACCAACTTCCTGCCGGCAGCCGGGTGCTGGATGTGGGATGCGGCATCGGTGGCAGTGCCCGAATCCTGGCGCGGGATTACGGGTTGGACGTTCTCGGCATCAGCATCAGCCCAGCCCAGGTGAAACGAGCAACACAACTCACCCCATCAGGCCTGACCTGCCGCTTCCAGGTGATGGACGCCTTGGATCTTCAAGTGCCCGATCAGAGCTTTGATGCGGTCTGGAGTGTGGAGGCCGGTCCACACATGCCTAATAAACAGCGCTATGCCGATGAACTGCTGCGGGTACTGCGCCCTGGGGGTCTGCTTGCTGTCGCCGACTGGAACCGCCGCGACCCATCCGATGGCGGCATGACGCGAACCGAACGCTGGGTGATGCGTCAGCTGCTCAACCAGTGGGCCCACCCTGAATTCGCCAGCATCAAGGGGTTCTGCCAGAACCTCGACAACAGCGTCCACAACCGTGGCGAGATCGTCACCGGTGACTGGACCCAGGCCACGCTTCCCTCATGGATTGACTCCATCGTCGAGGGCATCCGACGTCCCTGGGCTGTGCTCAACCTGGGACCGAAAGCGGTACTGCAGGGCCTGAGAGAAACACCGACGTTGTTGCTGATGCACTGGGCCTTCGCCACTGGGCTGATGCAATTCGGTGTCTTTCGAATCAGAAAAGACTGA
- a CDS encoding LON peptidase substrate-binding domain-containing protein: MSDFSVRELPLFPLPDVVLFPQQLLPLHIFESRYRMLLQTVLETDKRFGIVRINPENGEMAEIGCCAEVLQHQTTEDGRSYIVSLGQQRFRLLNITRETPYRTAMVSWLEDEPVADTDQLNSLRDEVSEALKDVVQLTSKLQNREVELPDDLPDLPRELSFWISAHLDQAASEQQSLLELTDTHERLSQQFEMLDHTRRQLAARTVLMDLK, translated from the coding sequence GTGTCCGATTTTTCTGTGAGGGAGCTTCCCCTGTTCCCCCTGCCGGACGTCGTGTTGTTCCCGCAGCAGCTCCTGCCGCTGCACATTTTTGAATCGCGTTATCGGATGCTTCTCCAGACGGTTCTGGAGACCGACAAGCGGTTCGGCATTGTTCGCATCAACCCTGAGAACGGCGAAATGGCCGAGATCGGTTGCTGCGCTGAGGTGCTTCAGCATCAAACAACCGAAGACGGTCGCAGCTACATCGTTTCGTTGGGCCAACAGCGGTTCCGGCTGCTGAACATCACGCGGGAAACGCCCTACCGAACAGCGATGGTGAGCTGGCTTGAGGATGAGCCCGTGGCCGACACCGACCAGCTCAACAGCCTGCGGGACGAGGTCAGCGAAGCCTTGAAAGACGTCGTTCAGCTGACCAGCAAACTGCAGAACCGAGAGGTGGAACTGCCTGATGATCTGCCTGATCTACCGCGGGAACTCTCCTTCTGGATCAGTGCCCATCTGGATCAGGCCGCCTCGGAGCAACAGAGTCTTCTGGAACTGACCGACACCCACGAACGGTTAAGTCAGCAGTTTGAAATGTTGGATCACACCCGACGCCAGTTGGCGGCCCGCACTGTGTTGATGGATCTGAAGTGA
- the pheA gene encoding prephenate dehydratase produces the protein MPTRLAFLGPAGTYGEQAARVLIEQDALEDVQLVPCVGLRSVVEQLAGGECDGAVVPIENSVEGGVTATLDALWSHPELCIRRALVLPIQHALLGSGPLSRVTEVLSHPQALAQCSGWLAQHLPDALQLPTSSTAEAARMVAGSSFRAAIASQAAAREHGLDELAFPVNDVAGNRTRFLLLRRGQRSEHGDVASLAFSLHRNAPGALLEALACLAERGLNMSRIESRPSKRELGEYVFFVDVDLPPDPSTALADLIAQLQPLCEHLAHFGAYPSSDLSGC, from the coding sequence ATGCCTACACGTCTCGCATTCCTTGGCCCAGCCGGGACCTATGGCGAGCAGGCCGCCCGGGTGTTGATCGAACAGGACGCCCTCGAGGATGTCCAGCTGGTGCCCTGCGTGGGTCTTCGATCGGTTGTGGAACAGTTGGCGGGGGGGGAGTGTGATGGAGCCGTTGTCCCGATTGAGAACTCAGTGGAGGGGGGGGTGACGGCGACCCTCGATGCGCTGTGGTCCCATCCCGAGCTTTGTATTCGCAGGGCTTTGGTGCTTCCGATTCAGCACGCTCTGCTGGGGAGTGGGCCGCTCAGCAGAGTCACGGAAGTGCTCTCCCACCCGCAGGCTCTGGCCCAGTGCAGTGGCTGGCTGGCCCAGCATCTGCCCGATGCATTGCAACTTCCCACCTCCTCCACGGCTGAAGCAGCTCGCATGGTGGCGGGCAGTTCATTCCGTGCTGCGATTGCCTCCCAGGCCGCTGCCCGGGAACACGGGTTGGATGAGCTGGCATTCCCTGTGAATGATGTTGCGGGCAATCGCACCCGTTTTCTCCTGTTGCGTCGTGGGCAGCGCAGTGAGCATGGCGATGTGGCCAGCCTGGCGTTCTCGCTGCATCGCAATGCGCCGGGGGCCTTGCTGGAGGCTCTGGCCTGTTTGGCTGAGCGGGGCCTGAACATGAGTCGGATTGAATCACGACCGTCCAAACGGGAGTTGGGGGAATACGTCTTTTTTGTGGATGTGGATCTTCCTCCGGATCCATCCACGGCTCTGGCGGATTTGATTGCTCAGTTGCAGCCTCTTTGCGAGCATCTCGCCCATTTCGGTGCCTACCCCAGCAGCGATCTCAGTGGCTGTTGA
- the rpsJ gene encoding 30S ribosomal protein S10, with protein sequence MSTAIAQQKIRIRLKAFDRRMLDLSCEKIIETADNTAATAIGPIPLPTKRKIYCVLRSPHVDKDSREHFETRTHRRIIDIYSPSAKTIDALMKLDLPSGVDIEVKL encoded by the coding sequence ATGTCCACTGCCATCGCTCAGCAGAAGATCCGCATCCGCCTGAAGGCGTTTGACCGCCGCATGCTGGATCTCTCATGCGAGAAAATCATTGAAACGGCCGATAACACCGCTGCGACCGCGATCGGTCCGATCCCCTTGCCCACGAAACGCAAGATCTACTGCGTTCTGCGCTCTCCCCATGTGGACAAGGACTCCCGCGAGCACTTCGAAACCCGCACCCACCGTCGGATCATTGACATTTACAGCCCGTCTGCCAAGACAATCGACGCGCTGATGAAGCTTGATCTCCCCAGTGGTGTGGACATCGAAGTGAAGCTCTGA